In Nitrobacteraceae bacterium AZCC 1564, the following proteins share a genomic window:
- a CDS encoding riboflavin biosynthesis pyrimidine reductase (product_source=COG1985; cath_funfam=3.40.430.10; cog=COG1985; pfam=PF01872; superfamily=53597), with protein sequence MKPYIICHMSTSIDGRLHPSRFTSPAQGISAETLRGHYERIHDEFGADGWIVGRKTMSEMAKGATRTIENAPKVARQANMGARNGRKLAIAIDPSGRVHYGKDNIGGDHAVAVLGEEVADAYLAELREDGVSYVFAGPKGHDLLRAMEEIASLFGVKKLLLEGGGRINGSFLKLKLIDEFSTLVHPAVDGIAGGQSIVDYAGSPDDKPGAGQALRLIECKVLEGGMVWLRHVVEAAPLA encoded by the coding sequence ATGAAACCCTATATCATCTGCCATATGAGCACGTCGATCGACGGCCGTCTTCATCCAAGCCGCTTCACGTCACCGGCTCAAGGAATCTCGGCTGAGACGTTGCGCGGGCACTATGAACGCATCCACGATGAATTCGGCGCTGACGGCTGGATCGTCGGCCGCAAGACCATGAGCGAGATGGCCAAGGGCGCGACACGTACCATCGAGAACGCGCCCAAGGTTGCCCGGCAAGCGAATATGGGTGCGCGCAACGGACGCAAGCTCGCGATCGCGATCGACCCGTCGGGACGCGTTCACTACGGCAAGGACAACATTGGCGGCGATCATGCTGTGGCTGTGCTGGGCGAGGAAGTTGCGGACGCATATCTTGCTGAACTTCGCGAAGACGGCGTCTCTTATGTCTTTGCTGGACCCAAGGGCCACGATCTCCTTCGCGCCATGGAAGAAATTGCATCGCTCTTCGGCGTCAAAAAGCTTCTTCTGGAAGGCGGCGGCCGGATCAACGGCAGCTTCCTGAAGCTGAAGCTCATCGACGAATTCAGCACTTTGGTTCACCCGGCCGTGGATGGCATTGCGGGCGGCCAGAGCATCGTGGACTATGCGGGTTCACCGGATGACAAGCCCGGCGCTGGGCAGGCGCTGCGGCTAATCGAGTGCAAAGTCCTTGAAGGCGGCATGGTGTGGCTGCGGCATGTGGTCGAGGCCGCGCCACTTGCGTAA
- a CDS encoding tRNA 2-thiouridine synthesizing protein D (product_source=KO:K07235; cath_funfam=3.40.1260.10; cog=COG1553; ko=KO:K07235; pfam=PF02635; superfamily=75169) yields the protein MPRWIQQMHFVISATYGPTDPTRAMLPFTFAASAVQSGDHVTLMLFADATLVAVEGAGAKLVPVGPPNRYEEIAAHSNVTLMACKPCAEARGLSDAVLDKRVKLAGMNEFHAAAKQPDTRVVNF from the coding sequence ATGCCTCGATGGATACAGCAGATGCATTTTGTTATCTCCGCCACCTATGGTCCGACAGATCCGACCCGCGCGATGTTGCCGTTCACCTTCGCGGCCTCGGCCGTACAGAGCGGCGATCATGTGACCTTGATGCTGTTCGCCGACGCGACATTGGTGGCGGTCGAGGGTGCCGGCGCGAAACTGGTGCCCGTCGGGCCGCCGAACCGCTACGAAGAAATTGCCGCTCATTCCAACGTGACCTTGATGGCGTGCAAGCCTTGCGCGGAGGCACGCGGTTTGTCCGATGCGGTTCTTGACAAGCGGGTGAAGCTCGCCGGCATGAACGAGTTTCATGCCGCTGCGAAACAACCTGACACGCGGGTGGTGAATTTTTAG
- a CDS encoding serine/threonine protein phosphatase 1 (product_source=KO:K07313; cath_funfam=3.60.21.10; ko=KO:K07313; pfam=PF00149; superfamily=56300), translating into MASPLTFAIGDIHGCFDKMRSLLDVCETLADGRDAKFIFIGDYIDRGPDAQQVLDFLIHEQSRPNRRFVCLCGNHEDMLIRAAHQHRSVRDLLTWWGNGGGRTLDSYGVDDPFDLPAPHLNWIRSLPLMESEPGRLYVHAGIRPGVPLPSQSREDLLWIREPFLSSEDDHGVLIVHGHTPTLSDEPELRPNRLNLDTGACFGGPLTAAVFSNDEVEPKMFLNHAGEIQPALRR; encoded by the coding sequence ATGGCTTCACCACTGACCTTTGCAATCGGCGATATTCATGGCTGCTTCGACAAGATGCGGTCGTTGCTCGACGTGTGCGAGACGCTCGCCGACGGGCGCGATGCGAAATTCATCTTCATTGGTGATTACATCGATCGAGGGCCTGACGCTCAGCAGGTCCTCGACTTTCTCATCCATGAACAGTCGCGCCCGAACAGGCGCTTCGTCTGCCTGTGCGGCAACCACGAGGACATGCTGATCCGCGCCGCCCACCAGCATCGCTCGGTTCGCGATCTTCTGACCTGGTGGGGCAACGGTGGCGGACGAACGCTCGATAGCTACGGCGTCGACGATCCGTTCGACCTACCCGCACCACATCTCAACTGGATCCGCTCACTTCCCCTGATGGAGAGCGAGCCTGGCCGCCTCTACGTTCATGCCGGCATCCGGCCGGGCGTCCCGCTGCCGTCGCAATCCCGTGAAGATCTGCTCTGGATCAGAGAGCCATTCCTGTCATCCGAAGATGACCACGGGGTTCTTATTGTCCATGGCCATACGCCGACATTATCAGACGAGCCGGAGCTGCGGCCAAATCGGCTCAACCTCGACACCGGCGCCTGTTTCGGCGGCCCATTGACCGCAGCGGTATTTTCGAACGACGAGGTCGAGCCAAAGATGTTTCTAAATCATGCAGGTGAGATCCAGCCTGCCCTCAGGAGATGA
- a CDS encoding hypothetical protein (product_source=Hypo-rule applied; pfam=PF15887), which translates to MSRRKFAWETLSDEELLTRRLSSLKLGVKGTWLEDCLATLHEELEERAIRLRPHAWISSEWFSPANTPGIAIPFYLAHPRLMKMEKKMMLEVEGGTWSECMAILRHEAGHTVQHAYQLQRRRRWQRLFGPSSKHYPRYYRPNPASRRYVQHLRLWYAQSHPDEDFAETFAVWLRPRSNWRTRYAGWPALKKLEYVDELMGEIAGKRPLLTTRERVDPLNELSQTLGEHYRKKQAFYAFTPPKTYDRDLTRLFSADVRHHRSQLASSFIRRHRARIRELVARWTGENQLTLDSVLDDMISRCRELDLRAVGPEQKLVTDFTVLLTAKTMHALFGPSRRKWIAL; encoded by the coding sequence ATGTCACGCCGGAAATTTGCCTGGGAAACGCTATCGGACGAGGAGTTGCTTACGCGCCGCCTCAGCAGTTTAAAGCTTGGAGTCAAAGGCACTTGGCTCGAGGATTGTCTCGCAACTCTGCATGAAGAGCTCGAAGAGCGGGCGATCCGGCTGCGGCCGCATGCATGGATCTCGAGTGAATGGTTCAGTCCCGCAAATACGCCCGGCATCGCCATTCCATTCTATCTCGCTCATCCCCGCCTGATGAAGATGGAGAAGAAGATGATGCTCGAGGTCGAGGGTGGCACCTGGTCCGAGTGCATGGCAATTCTCCGTCATGAGGCTGGCCACACTGTGCAGCACGCCTATCAACTCCAACGCCGCCGACGTTGGCAGCGGCTGTTCGGCCCCTCGTCGAAACACTACCCGCGCTACTACCGGCCCAATCCGGCCAGCCGGCGATATGTCCAGCATCTCCGACTCTGGTACGCGCAGAGTCATCCGGACGAGGACTTCGCCGAAACCTTTGCGGTGTGGCTGCGGCCGCGTTCGAATTGGCGAACCCGCTATGCGGGCTGGCCCGCGCTGAAGAAGCTCGAATATGTCGACGAGCTGATGGGTGAGATCGCCGGCAAGCGGCCGCTGCTCACGACGCGAGAACGTGTCGATCCCCTCAATGAACTCAGCCAGACGCTTGGCGAGCACTACCGGAAAAAGCAGGCGTTCTACGCCTTCACGCCACCGAAGACGTACGACCGCGATCTCACTCGGCTGTTTTCTGCCGACGTCCGGCACCACCGGTCGCAACTGGCGTCGAGTTTCATCCGGCGGCACCGCGCCCGTATCCGCGAGTTGGTTGCGCGGTGGACCGGCGAGAACCAACTCACCCTCGATTCCGTGCTGGACGACATGATCTCTCGCTGCCGCGAGCTCGATCTGCGGGCCGTCGGCCCCGAACAGAAGCTCGTGACGGACTTCACGGTGCTGTTGACGGCCAAGACGATGCACGCGCTGTTCGGCCCGTCGCGACGCAAATGGATCGCGCTATGA
- a CDS encoding D-alanine-D-alanine ligase (product_source=KO:K01921; cath_funfam=3.30.470.20,3.40.50.20; cog=COG1181; ko=KO:K01921; pfam=PF07478; superfamily=52440,56059; tigrfam=TIGR01205), translating to MRRLRILVLMHPDCMPPESSDGYSAEEINKWKTEYDVVSTLREAGHNVRPLGVQEEIKLVRDEIEGFKPHVVFTLLEEFHYQTAYDQHIASFLELMKVPYTGCNPRGLVLARGKDLSKMLVHHRRIAVPAFAVFPMRQKVKRPPRLALPLIVKSLNEDASHGISQASVVDTDEKLTERVAFIHERIETAAIAEQFIEGRELYVSVLGNNRLKALPVWELQFGTMGGAHQIATEKVKHDTRYQERVGIVDGPAEGLAPEVSERIQRTAKRIYRTLGLDGYARIDFRLASDGTPYFIEANPNPEIAKSQEFATAARHDGLDYPDLLHRILALGIRRAKAGVSVG from the coding sequence ATGAGACGCTTGCGAATTCTTGTGTTGATGCATCCGGACTGTATGCCGCCGGAGTCGAGTGATGGATACAGCGCGGAAGAAATCAACAAATGGAAAACGGAATACGACGTCGTCAGCACCTTGCGCGAGGCCGGCCATAACGTTCGTCCGCTTGGTGTGCAGGAGGAAATCAAGCTTGTGCGCGACGAGATCGAGGGTTTCAAGCCGCATGTGGTGTTCACGCTGCTGGAGGAATTTCACTATCAGACAGCGTATGATCAGCACATCGCAAGCTTTCTCGAATTGATGAAGGTCCCTTATACGGGTTGCAATCCACGCGGCTTGGTGTTGGCACGTGGAAAAGATCTGTCGAAGATGCTCGTGCACCATCGCCGGATCGCTGTCCCGGCCTTCGCCGTGTTTCCGATGCGCCAGAAGGTCAAGCGGCCGCCGCGTCTGGCGCTGCCGCTGATCGTCAAGAGCCTGAACGAGGATGCTTCACACGGCATCTCGCAGGCGTCCGTCGTCGATACAGACGAGAAGCTCACTGAGCGCGTCGCCTTCATTCATGAGCGGATCGAAACCGCCGCCATCGCTGAGCAATTCATCGAGGGGCGTGAACTGTATGTGAGCGTGCTCGGCAACAATCGGCTGAAGGCTCTGCCGGTGTGGGAATTGCAGTTCGGCACCATGGGCGGTGCGCATCAGATCGCCACCGAGAAGGTGAAGCACGATACCCGTTACCAGGAACGCGTCGGCATCGTCGACGGGCCTGCCGAGGGCCTGGCGCCGGAGGTCTCAGAGCGCATTCAGCGAACCGCGAAACGCATTTACCGGACGCTGGGGCTCGATGGCTACGCGCGTATCGACTTTCGCCTCGCGTCCGACGGCACGCCGTACTTCATCGAGGCCAATCCCAATCCCGAAATCGCGAAGAGCCAGGAATTCGCGACAGCGGCTCGGCACGACGGCCTCGATTACCCCGATCTCCTGCATCGCATTCTGGCTCTCGGAATCAGACGGGCAAAAGCGGGCGTGTCGGTGGGGTGA
- a CDS encoding hypothetical protein (product_source=Hypo-rule applied; cath_funfam=2.20.25.20; pfam=PF13643), translated as MSILRVYSSTNELLAAGPSAAANTAAVNLTCPHCGRMGSFSPVNNVNDAGYARTYSSVNTTDNRTINSNQAASYSLGVRTCPNTQCNGLVAVIMGDEGRGKILRRSFPPELINFRTDNIPPNLVASMKEAIASHSVEAYRASALMVRRTLELLCELKQATGNNLKERLANLSQHAILPHALLEAADHLRLMGNDAAHIEAKSYDDIDREHSEIAIEVAREILKAVYQHDDLVARLNKLKRPAPPPNPLPT; from the coding sequence ATGTCGATCTTACGAGTATATTCCAGCACCAATGAACTCTTGGCCGCTGGCCCGTCCGCCGCTGCCAATACCGCGGCGGTCAATTTGACATGTCCTCACTGTGGCCGAATGGGCAGCTTCTCACCGGTGAACAACGTTAACGACGCCGGGTACGCGCGCACATATTCAAGCGTCAATACCACCGACAATAGAACCATCAACAGCAATCAGGCTGCCTCCTACAGTTTGGGAGTGCGAACTTGCCCAAACACACAATGCAATGGGCTTGTAGCTGTGATCATGGGAGATGAAGGGCGCGGAAAGATCCTTCGCCGCTCATTCCCGCCTGAACTGATCAATTTTCGGACGGATAACATCCCACCAAATTTGGTCGCATCAATGAAAGAAGCCATCGCAAGTCATAGCGTTGAAGCGTATCGAGCTTCGGCGCTTATGGTGAGACGTACGTTGGAGCTACTTTGCGAGCTAAAGCAAGCCACGGGAAACAATTTGAAAGAACGTCTTGCGAACCTTTCTCAGCACGCAATTCTTCCGCATGCCTTGTTGGAAGCAGCTGACCACCTTCGACTAATGGGAAACGATGCGGCCCACATAGAGGCAAAAAGCTACGATGACATAGATCGCGAGCATTCAGAAATCGCTATCGAAGTTGCTCGCGAAATTCTAAAGGCTGTATATCAACACGACGACCTCGTCGCGCGATTAAACAAACTTAAGCGCCCTGCACCCCCGCCAAACCCATTGCCGACCTAG
- a CDS encoding glucose/arabinose dehydrogenase (product_source=COG2133; cath_funfam=2.120.10.30; cog=COG2133; pfam=PF07995; superfamily=50952), with translation MNFSAFFARIVALIGASAVLWRRQQGPTPSPAWGTTPNFPAAKPQGAIPTLKMPTARGWRQGEKPVVAPGLKVNMFAGGLKHPRWIEVLPNGDVLVAEASQIASTSKNLFSYAMQATMRRAAALGVSANRITLLRDKNGDGVAEMQQVFMENLNQPFGMALLGDTFYVGNTDGVMAFPYTPNADRITAPGKRLTTFKPGGHWTRSLLPSKDGTKLYAGVGSLTNIADNGFEVEEGRAAIYELDLVNGTNRIFASGLRNAVGMAWEPTTGVLWTVVNERDGLGDETPPDYLTSVREGGFYGWPYCYWGKIVDDRVPQDAAAVARAIQPDYALGGHTASLGLCWMPAGTLPGFPDGMVIGQHGSWNRSKLSGYKVVFIPFENGRPSGPARDILSGFLSQDEKDSYGRPVGVTLGPDGSLLVADDVGDCIWRVTGV, from the coding sequence ATGAATTTTTCGGCCTTCTTCGCCCGCATCGTCGCGTTGATCGGTGCGTCCGCGGTTCTGTGGCGGCGGCAGCAGGGCCCCACGCCTTCCCCGGCCTGGGGCACCACGCCGAATTTTCCCGCGGCGAAACCGCAAGGAGCCATCCCCACTCTCAAGATGCCGACCGCGCGCGGCTGGCGCCAGGGCGAAAAGCCCGTGGTCGCGCCCGGCCTCAAGGTCAACATGTTCGCGGGCGGGTTGAAGCATCCGCGCTGGATCGAGGTGCTGCCCAATGGCGACGTGCTCGTTGCTGAAGCGTCACAAATTGCCAGCACGTCGAAGAACCTGTTCAGCTATGCGATGCAGGCCACCATGCGGCGCGCGGCGGCGCTCGGCGTCAGCGCCAACCGCATCACGCTGCTCCGCGACAAGAACGGTGACGGCGTCGCCGAGATGCAGCAGGTGTTCATGGAAAACCTGAACCAGCCGTTCGGCATGGCGCTGCTGGGCGACACATTTTACGTCGGCAACACTGATGGCGTGATGGCCTTCCCTTACACGCCGAATGCGGACCGCATCACCGCACCGGGCAAACGGCTGACGACGTTCAAGCCTGGCGGCCACTGGACGCGCAGCCTGTTGCCGAGCAAGGACGGCACCAAACTCTACGCAGGCGTCGGCTCGCTCACCAACATCGCCGACAACGGCTTTGAGGTCGAAGAAGGCCGCGCCGCGATCTACGAGCTCGATCTGGTAAACGGCACCAATCGCATCTTCGCCAGCGGTCTGCGCAATGCGGTCGGCATGGCATGGGAGCCAACGACCGGCGTGCTGTGGACCGTGGTGAACGAGCGCGATGGCCTCGGCGATGAAACGCCGCCGGATTATCTCACCTCCGTGCGCGAAGGCGGCTTCTACGGCTGGCCCTATTGCTACTGGGGCAAGATCGTGGACGATCGCGTGCCGCAGGATGCCGCTGCTGTCGCAAGAGCAATTCAACCGGACTATGCGCTCGGCGGGCACACCGCCTCGCTCGGCCTGTGCTGGATGCCGGCGGGCACCCTGCCCGGCTTTCCGGACGGCATGGTCATCGGCCAACACGGCTCATGGAATCGCAGCAAGCTCAGCGGCTACAAGGTGGTGTTCATCCCATTCGAGAACGGCCGCCCCTCCGGCCCCGCGCGCGACATTCTCTCGGGCTTCCTCTCACAGGACGAGAAGGATTCGTACGGCCGCCCTGTCGGCGTCACCCTCGGGCCCGATGGATCGCTGCTCGTGGCGGACGATGTCGGCGACTGCATCTGGCGCGTCACTGGGGTGTGA
- a CDS encoding DNA-binding CsgD family transcriptional regulator (product_source=COG2771; cath_funfam=1.10.10.10; cog=COG2771; pfam=PF00196; smart=SM00421; superfamily=46894) produces MNLIDHENLSSIIGNIYDCVLNPDGWPDVLIRITQTLDAAYTTIALAGTSDNHGRFAAQSPWDAERMRALQDYSFDEIPGLKAAVVGDIDTPVSTLSLMDESELQQTLFFREWAGPQGLRAGCITKFVHTPDRIGLLGTTTWADRPVVSAEDQRFLALLSPHLRRAALIGDLLDNARVTANLFREALQHLAVPVVLTNAAGSVLYANASAEKMFTAGGPILRQGNTIQAQNPLMGEALLQAIASTASDVSLGAKGIGLPVSANGEPPAVAYVLPLAQGTARAAFRPACAAVFVSTTTSASPLPEAVLTTLFELTPAEARVLIAIGVGSSQAQTAAILGVSENTLKTHLNRIYAKTGRARQADLVKLVSEIGTPLAVPDR; encoded by the coding sequence ATGAACCTTATTGATCATGAAAATTTGTCGTCGATCATCGGCAACATCTACGACTGTGTTTTGAATCCCGACGGATGGCCGGACGTTCTCATCCGGATCACACAGACATTGGACGCGGCCTACACAACGATTGCGCTCGCAGGCACGTCGGACAATCACGGCCGGTTCGCCGCGCAATCGCCCTGGGATGCCGAGCGCATGCGCGCGCTTCAGGATTACAGCTTCGACGAGATTCCCGGCCTCAAGGCCGCCGTGGTGGGCGACATCGACACACCCGTGTCAACATTGTCGCTCATGGACGAAAGCGAACTGCAGCAAACGCTGTTCTTCCGTGAATGGGCCGGACCGCAGGGATTGCGTGCAGGCTGCATCACCAAATTCGTCCACACCCCGGATCGCATCGGGCTGCTCGGCACCACCACATGGGCCGACAGACCGGTTGTCTCCGCCGAGGATCAGCGCTTTCTCGCCCTGCTCTCACCGCATTTGCGCCGAGCCGCGTTGATCGGCGACCTGCTCGACAACGCGCGTGTCACGGCGAACCTGTTTCGTGAAGCGCTTCAGCATCTCGCAGTGCCTGTGGTGCTCACCAACGCCGCCGGATCGGTGCTCTATGCGAACGCGAGCGCTGAGAAGATGTTTACCGCCGGCGGCCCGATCCTGCGCCAGGGCAACACTATCCAGGCGCAAAATCCATTGATGGGTGAAGCATTGCTGCAAGCCATCGCCAGCACGGCATCGGATGTTTCGCTGGGCGCAAAAGGTATCGGCCTGCCCGTTTCAGCAAACGGCGAACCGCCAGCCGTCGCCTATGTCCTGCCGCTGGCGCAGGGAACGGCGCGCGCCGCCTTTCGCCCGGCCTGCGCTGCGGTGTTTGTCTCGACAACCACCTCCGCATCGCCTTTGCCGGAGGCCGTGCTGACGACGCTGTTTGAATTGACGCCTGCGGAAGCGCGTGTTCTCATCGCGATAGGCGTTGGGTCGAGCCAAGCCCAAACCGCCGCCATTCTCGGCGTCAGCGAGAATACGCTGAAAACGCACCTGAACCGGATTTATGCAAAAACCGGCAGGGCACGTCAGGCCGATCTCGTGAAACTCGTCTCGGAGATCGGCACCCCACTGGCTGTGCCGGATCGTTGA